The DNA sequence AATCGTTCTTTAGAATCATACCGCATTTCTCTTAATTGCTCAGAGAGCTCTATAATTTTACGTTTTATTTTATCTCTTTTTTGCTGTAACTCAGATCTTTTATCTTCAGCTCTTTCTAAGTATTCAAGCTCAGCAGTTATTTTATTAAAATAATGATTAATTTCAACAACACTATTACCATACTTTCTTTTTAATTCATTGTAAATACTTAAACGTTCTTCTACTTCTTGTAATTCTATTGGATTAATATCTATAGCTTCTAGATAATCACTAACTTCACGGCTTATTTCTTCAAGTTGTATCATCGAATTTTCTAATTGTTTATTAATATTATTTAAATTATCATCTACATCCACCACAGAAGAAAGTTTATCTAATATTAACCCCAGTGAATCAATAACCGAAGATTGATAGTCATCTCCTGCATACAGTCTTTGATACGAGTACCCTACAGCTTCTCGTAATCGTTCAACATTAATAAGTTTTTTCCGTAAATCAGTAAGTTCTTCTTCTTCTTTCACAGTAAGATTGGCGTCTTCTATCTCTTGTTTTTGATAAGCTAATAATTCTAGTTTACGTGCTCGCTCTTTAGGGTCTTCTACTAAATTATCTAATTCCGTTTGTACATTTTCAAATTTATCATATAAATTTGAAATTTCTTTTCGCACAGAAAGTATGGTATGTCCACCAAAAGCATCTAGAAGATCTAAATGTTTATCTGTACTGAGTAATGATTGATGTTCATGTTGTCCATGCATATCTACTAATTGCTTACCCAAAACCTTAAACTTTGAAAGTGTCACTACATGATCGTTAATTTTGCATATACTCTTATTTAGAGAAATTTCCCTTGTTAGGATCAGGCTATCATCATCTTCTTTAGGTAAGTTCCATTCATCTAGAAGTTGAGTTATGATTTTTTTTTTATAAAAAGAAGGTTTGAAAACACCTTGTACTGTAGCTTTATTACATCCTGTTCTTATAAAACTACTTGAGGCTCGCTCACCTAAAATTAAGCCTAATGCATCTAAAATTATGGTTTTACCTGCACCTGTTTCACCTGTTAAAATATTTAATTTAGAACAAGGTTCTAATACTAGATGTTCAATTAAAGCAAAATTCTTGATATCCAGATGGACTAACATCAGGAACCCTCCTTTATACTTCCTGACTTCCAGTTAACTTTTCGTTTAACAATTGATAAAAACTTCTTTTTCTTAGCTTAACTAATTTTGTTTTATATTTTGATCTACTAACTTTAATTTCATCACCATCTTGTAATGTGAAACCTTGTTGTCCATCAACAGTTAAAACAACAACCGAATAATAAGTTTTAAGTCTAGCAAATACTGTTTCATTAGATGATATAATAACAGATCTATTATGCGTCAGGTGTGGACAAATTGGTGTAATCATCATTACATCTAAATTTGAACTAATAATAGGACCACCAGCTGAAAAAGAGTAGCCAGTCGATCCAGTTGGTGTTGAAACTATTAATCCATCCCCTGGGTATGTTTCTAAATAATTTCCTCCAACTTTAGTTTCAACTTCTATAATCCTTGAAAAAGGTCCTTTAGCTATTATAACATCATTCAAAGCGCAAAAAGTTGAAATTTCTTTTCTTTCTCTTATTACTGTAGCGTCTAACATCAACCGTTCTTCAATTGTATAGTTTCCTTCTAATAAATTATTTAAATTTCCAATTATTTCACTTGCTTCTATTTCAGCTAAAAATCCTAATTTCCCAAGGTTTACTCCTAAAATAGGAATTTCATAGTAGGCATATTCCCGTGCAACTTTTAAGATGGTTCCATCTCCGCCTAAAATAACTATGATATCAGCAACATTTCCTATTTCATCAGAAGACGCCCCCATTTCAGGTTCACCTATTAAATCAGCTCCTTCATGAGTTAAATATACATTGATATCATGATCCATAAAAATTTTAAGCATTCTACGAGTGATTTCAGATACTTTATCCTTATGTATATTCGGTATCAATGCAATAGAGTTCATAAAGAGCCTCCTTTTAGAAATTCATGAGCATTTTTTACTTCTCTTGCAATCATATCTGAAAAGTGACGATTCCTGTTATAATTATTTTTATTTGATTTTTTATCTAATAAATGAATCAAATATTCAATATTACCTTTAGGTCCTTTGATGGGGGAATAAGTTATGTTATTTGGTTCTAAATTATTTTCCAAAGAAAACTCTAAAATGT is a window from the Natranaerobius trueperi genome containing:
- the recN gene encoding DNA repair protein RecN, translating into MLVHLDIKNFALIEHLVLEPCSKLNILTGETGAGKTIILDALGLILGERASSSFIRTGCNKATVQGVFKPSFYKKKIITQLLDEWNLPKEDDDSLILTREISLNKSICKINDHVVTLSKFKVLGKQLVDMHGQHEHQSLLSTDKHLDLLDAFGGHTILSVRKEISNLYDKFENVQTELDNLVEDPKERARKLELLAYQKQEIEDANLTVKEEEELTDLRKKLINVERLREAVGYSYQRLYAGDDYQSSVIDSLGLILDKLSSVVDVDDNLNNINKQLENSMIQLEEISREVSDYLEAIDINPIELQEVEERLSIYNELKRKYGNSVVEINHYFNKITAELEYLERAEDKRSELQQKRDKIKRKIIELSEQLREMRYDSKERLEQLIQKHLSELAMGKIQFAVKIFELDEITTKGMDKLEFQISPNPGEPLKPLNKVASGGELSRIMLALKSVFSEIDNIGTMIFDEIDTGISGDAAQKVADKLKQLSDINQVLCVTHLPQVASKADKHLKLTKKELDGRTFTVLEELDENQKINEIAKIIDGDKPSETSIKHAKNMIFGSN
- a CDS encoding NAD(+)/NADH kinase translates to MNSIALIPNIHKDKVSEITRRMLKIFMDHDINVYLTHEGADLIGEPEMGASSDEIGNVADIIVILGGDGTILKVAREYAYYEIPILGVNLGKLGFLAEIEASEIIGNLNNLLEGNYTIEERLMLDATVIRERKEISTFCALNDVIIAKGPFSRIIEVETKVGGNYLETYPGDGLIVSTPTGSTGYSFSAGGPIISSNLDVMMITPICPHLTHNRSVIISSNETVFARLKTYYSVVVLTVDGQQGFTLQDGDEIKVSRSKYKTKLVKLRKRSFYQLLNEKLTGSQEV